Sequence from the [Clostridium] scindens genome:
GGCCTACGGACAGTCCTTCGGACTGGATGAGCCAATCATCCTGAATCTGGGACTTCTTGTAGTCACGTTCGGCCTGACGATTAAGATAACCATTGCAAGTATTATTGGCGTGATTCTTTCCATTATTATTTATCGTTTCTTATAAGTTCTATTATGAGTGTCGTACGAATCTAAAGATAAGATGAATCAGTCAAATACCATAAAAGAGATACCCGAGATGGAACGCCCATATGAAAAATGTGAGCGCAAAGGGGCTGCCAGTTTAAGCGATGTAGAGTTGCTGGCTGTGTTGCTGCGTACAGGCACTCGCGGAGAGGATGTGCTTTCCCTGGCAAGAAGGATCCTCTATCACGCAGGAGAGCCAGGCATACTGGGCATACATCA
This genomic interval carries:
- a CDS encoding DUF4321 domain-containing protein, yielding MKGTGSKNAWALFLLILTGIVLGGFIGMLAEGVPALSWLAYGQSFGLDEPIILNLGLLVVTFGLTIKITIASIIGVILSIIIYRFL